TTTTAGTAAATGCCATCTCCTGCTGTTAAAAAACCTTCCATCAAATATGTACCATTTTTAGAGCCTTTAAAGTCATTTTCAAACATTTCTTCATATAAATCCCACTGCCACCCAAGCACGTGCCATTCATTTGAGCCCCTGAGATAACAGGATATGCTTAAAGTATTGTCATAGTCAGCTTCGTATGAAAGATATATGGGAACTTCTATCTGTGACTTTGAATAAGCGTTGCTTTTCTTTATGGTGAATTCCTCTATTTCTGTCATGCTTAAAAAACTGTGTGGTCTGAACAGGGGTTCTGTATCAAATGGTTGTTTTGTATTGATCTCTAAATCATCTTTAGATAATACCTGTGAATTTCCATCTGCACAAGTTCAGGAGTTTTAGTTGAATAACTTTCTGAATAGATGATTGCAGGCACCGAAGGAAGCTCTGATTCGTTTTGACCGGGAAAAATTGCAATTGGTTCAATATGGCTTTTATAAACAGGAGTTATTTTTTCTGCTGATAAATTGAGCATAGGATAGTTGCTTTGAATCTCAATTTTTGCAGAGATATTATTCGTATCAAAATTTGTAAATGTAACTTCTGATATGTTTAAAAACGTCCTATAATCTCCTGAATCAAAATCCGGGGCAGATGGCAGCGGTATTAGCAGTGTTGCGTTATATATTGGTTCTGTTGTGGAAAGATAAAGATCACAGGAATAAACTGAATTCACATTGTCAGCTGCATAAATGCCAAGGATTCCTATTGCTATAAGAAGACTGATAAAAACCAGAACTGCCAGGATAAGTATTCCGACAATTATTTTTCCTGCAATATTTAAGATACTGACTATCTTAATCTGACATTACAATTCAGATAATATATTTGTTGTTTTTTAGTACCAGCAGATATCATAGTCTGTTTCGGATTTTACATCTGCTCCGGATACGGCAATGGTCCATTTGCCGTTGTCCATAAAATTACTTTCTGCTTTTAAAATAGTCATTCTGACTGCACTGTCATCTTTTTCATCGTCCATATCAGAAAAGTGCCAGAATGTTCCTGACGGACTTACAACCGACATTGATAATTCTGTATCATTATTATCCCACCGGAGTTCAAAAGATAGTTGTGAACTGCCTGAAGGAGTAAGTGAATACCAGTCAGTTTCACCATTTAATATTGTGCTGTAAAAACGAACCTTGGTTTCAGGAGGGGGGAGAGGAGTTGGTGCAGAACTGTTGTCATCTGCATTGCCGTGACTCAAAAAATCTCTCCCTTTATTTAAAAAATTATAGAGGTAAATGTCATGTCCTTTTCCCCAATTGTCGAGCCAGACAACATAATCTCCGGAAACCTTTGGGTAATCCTGTTTATGGTCTTTTGATATTTTCTCTGTTGTTCCGGTTTTTGTGTTGTGCAAATATACATTTCCTCCCCATGGCAGGTTAGAAGGATAAGGTCCAAAATCAAGCCATACAATATTATCTCCTGAAACATCCGGGCATAGCTGGGCAGATTCTGTAAAATCGACAGGTCTGGATTCTTTAGTATTAATATCATACATGAATGTTGTATAATACCCTTCATGCATTCCGGTCCAGACTATGGTGTCTTTGTCTATTACAGGTGAGTAATGAACGTCAGGAACATCTACAGAAAACTCTAGGGTATTTTTTTGGGTATTATCATAAAGGCGTAATTCCCGTTTATTTTCAATGATGTCTTCCCAGATATACACAATTTTTCCATTTGATATTGCCGGATGGGAGTATGAGTCATAAAATGTGTTTCTACGAAGAGCTGAGTATTCGCCCGTTTTTATGTCATACATCTTAAGAGTAGATCTCTTCTCATCAATATCCTCAACCCATACAATAATATCTCCGTCAATCACTGGTGAATGCTGAGGATTTTTGGTATATAAAAAGGTTATTTTGCCATCAGACTCGTCATAAAGATAGACTGCACGATTATCAGACCATACATAACTGTCACCTGAGAAGTCAAGACTGAATTTACCTGAAGGATCAGCAATTACAATTTCCTGCATACCTGTTGAGATATTGTATTTGTGAATTGAACTTGCAAGCATGTTGTTTTCATCCTGTTCATATTCTATCCAGGCAACAACATTGTCCTTAAAGGCGATTGCATCATATCTTGCCGCATCACCCTTGGCAATAAATTCGGCATCTGGTATATCCTGCGCAAAACATGGCGTAGCAATTAATGAAACTGCCAGAAAAAGGGGCAATAAATATAATTTCATTTTTTATTCTCCCTTTTTTTAATTGCAAAGCCAAGTACCCCTGTAATCAGGGCTGTTTCAAGTATCAAAAGGCCTGTGCTTGGCGGGCTTTGATTTACAGGGGCTGATACGTCCGTTTTTATTGTGTCTTCTTCTTGAGATCCGGCATCTTCCAAAAGGCTTTTTGTTTCGTCATCAACCATATATGATTTTACCAAAAGGCTGTCATCTGCTGTATTTGCAGAATATGCCTCATCGTAAACTGAAAATGTATTGAAAGCAGATGCATCTGCATCAGCAGCCTCTACTGTGATTAAGTATTCGCCAGGGGCAAGTTCGTCTGTAAAAATCTCCTTTTTCCATGCATAATAATCACCGCCGCTTTCAACCTTTGTATCTTCAATAATCTGATCCTTAAAGAACGGCTCATCTGGAGCTGTGGGCTCAATTGAAATAATAAGCCTTGTATTTTCTCCAAGATTTGTTGTTCCTGAAAGTTTCAGGGATGTGCCGGTTGTAATATCCGGGAATGTTTTAGTGTCAAACCGTATCCACGGGACTTCTGCAAGGAGCATTATTTTCATATACGGGTTTTTGGCCTCTTTTTTTGCCAGTTCTATTTCAAATTCTGTATTTGTGTCGGGAAAATATCCGCTGTTTATAAATTCAGAATCACCTCCGACAATGTATGTATAATATTTGCCGGAGAAGAGTTTGTGCGATTTTGTTTTGTCAAGGATGACACCGTCACCTAAAATATCTCCGTTTTCATCTGTCTGAAATTTAACAAACCGGTTTTTATCAACGACCCCCATACTTTCCTTATAGAACCACACACCTATTTCTGAATCAGGCGCTCCTGTTCCTGAAAGATAAAGCGGCTGATCCTTTGCAAGAGTTCCTCCATATATTGAGACTGGGGATAATTCCAGATCCATATCAAAACTGGGAGATACATACCGTTCTTTTGCAAAGTAATCTGAATTTTCTGAAGCATTTCCTGCCAAAACAGGTGATGCTGAAAAAATAAAGAGTATTAATACTGCGATAGCAATAATCTGAAGTGAGCAGCTTTTTTTGAAGACCGGTTTTTTGTTATCTTTATTTATGTAGTATTTTTTGATTGTTTGTATAATTTGCAGATGGATTTCACTGTAATACTTTGGTTCTTTGTATACTGAAAGTGCCATATTTACAGCCCTCCTGTCATAATCAGTGATATTGATGGCAAGATGTTTTCTTTTAGACCAGAAAATGTTGTTTTTGGGATTTCATTGCATGTTAATATTCTAATATAATCCTGTGCAAAATCGTAGCTATGATCAGCTGAATAATCCTTAATGTTTTGAATCTGTGTTTTATCTTTCAGGCTTTTAGTACTTTTATCGACATCGTAAGTAATCTTTGATAACACATCTTTTGATGAATCTGAAACGCTGTAAACCTGATTATAAGTATTCACTGTTATGCTGTCCTGACCAAGACCTTCAGGACTCTCAATTGATATTGTATATTCTCCGGGTCCGAGAAGAGATGTATCAATCACAGATTCCCATCTGTTTTTGTTATTGTATGGGAATACTTCTGTTTGAAGAACAATTATTCCCTGGTATGAATCATAATCAACAGCTGATGAGCTTACAACAATTTCAAGAATTGCGCCTGATTTAAGATTCGTTTTTCCGTCAATTTTAAGTTGTGTGCCAATTTGAATTTCTTTTGGAATGTTATTAGTAATTGAAATTTCAGGCTCTTCTGCAAAGAAAGTAAATTTCTGGTACTGCAGATCTCTGTCCTGCAATATTGCATTTTCAAGCTCAGTATAAGTTGAAGGAATTATTTCTTTGTCTGTATATTCAAAATCTCCGGAGACTGTATATACACAGTATCTGCCTGATGGCATATTGTATGAGTTAAAGGCCGACAATATCTCTCCGTTGCCCATAATTTCCCCATTGCAGTCTGTAGAAAGGGCTTTGAAATGTGCCTCTTTGTTTTCGTCAGTTTCCTGGTATATCCAGACTCCTGTTTTTGTGCCTGAAAGTCCTGTACCGGCAAGATAAAGTGGCTGGCCTTTAGCAAAAATACCTCCTGTTGCATCCGGTTCAGGACTCAGTTTGAAATTCTGGCGGAGATTTTTGTATCCGCTGTTGCAGAAGTCAGGCGGGACCGGCTCATCTTTGGGCTCCATCCCGGCCGGATAAATATGAATTATCTTTGAATATGCCTTGTCAGAGTTGCTCTCCTCCCATATTGTCAGATTCCAGTCTCCGGGGATAAAATTTCCCAGAGATATTTTAGTATAATGTGCAAATGTACTGCCGCCACTAGTGCTACCGCTTCCTGTGCTTACCTTTCCACTTATTTTGCCTCTGTGAGGATATGGAGTGTCAAGGGTAAAATTATAACTTATAAATGATCCTTCCGAGTAGGATGATTTATAAAAAATTTCCAGTGTGTCGTTTTGTGATAATTCATCCGGTATGGGGCGCATCAAGGTTATTTTATCATCCGCTGATGCCGGAAAACCACAAATCAGCAGACACACTGATATCAAAAGAATGCTTGTTATCCATATTTTTATTCTGTTCATTTTCTCAATCTCTTTTTTATTTTTTTTGCAAAGCATTCTTTTGAGTCACCTATGTAAGTGATTTCTGTGAGATTGTTCGTCGTGAATATATTTGTCTGTGCAAAATACCTGTTTGCCTGACAGATTGGTAGTCTTTATTTCAAACAGAAAATTAATTTATGCATATAAATGAATTCTGATTTTGAGTTGATTTATCTTATCCTGTGGTGTTTTTTTGGTTTTTTTCACAGGATTATTTTTCATCAGGTGAATTTTCTGTATTTATGGAGAGCTTTCTCACAGAAATCACTTATTATATTATGAGAATATTTTTTAAAAAAAGGAGGTGCAGATAAAGGCGGGGGAAATTAAAATGATGATTTTAAAAAAAGTCCTGATCTGGAAATATATGAGAGATTGTCCATAAAAACGTCCATGATAATTTTTTTCATGCAACAGTTTCATGTAAGTTACAGAGTAACTTTCATGTAAAGGCCCCATGATGAGCGTTTTTCATCACACAAAAAGTGATGAAAGTTTATCAGGAATTTTGACTTTCATAGCAAACGTACATGATGAGCTTTTTTCATCACACAAAAAGTGATGATAAGTCTATCAGGGATTTTGACTTTCATAGCAAATCTTACAGTCAGGCAATTGACCAGAAAGAATCAAAAATAATACTGAATTCAATGTGACATTTCCGGTTTCACAACCGGATTTTTAGAAATTTAAAAAAGACATAATAAAATATAAAATCATAAATCACCAGAAAAATATTGCCAATCCAGTAAAACCATCTGAAATTAGCACAACCAGATAAAAATTAGCACAACCAGATAAAAATTAGCACAACCAGATAAAAATTAGCACAACCAGATAAAAATTAGCACAACCAGATAAAATTAAAGAGGCATGTATGAAAACAACAGTTTTCATGCCAGGTCCTGATGAAAAAGGTGAATATCATTTCACATGCAAAATATTCTCAATACTTTTTTCTAACTGGTTTAGCAAATTAAAAAAATAACAAAAAGGATTTTTAACCAATAATAAGATTAAAAAACAAAATGTTTCAATTTTTCTCACAGAATTCTTATATAAAATAAATAAAAACATTAAAACTAACGGAGGAAATATTCTGACAATATGTAGATATTCTCTAATAATTACAGCAATAATTATCGCATTTTTGATGTTTGTTTATCCTGTATGCGCAAATCCGTTTTCATATTCTGTAAACGGGTGGGATGAGGCACCTCCTGTAAGTGAACCAAAAGCACCTGTTCCTGCTGAATTCCTGGAAATTCCTCCTCTGGCAATTCTGTTTGTTTCACTTGCGCTGATATCCCCTGCATTTTTATTGGCGGCTGAAATATTTTTTGCCGGTTTTGGGCTGACAGCTCTTAATTTTCGGAGAATTGATAAAAAGAGTATTCTTAACAACAATTTTCGAAATGAAATATATGTCTATATTGTTCAGAATCCTGGAGCGTACTTTACAGAAATCGAAAATGCATTGCAGATAAACAGAGGGACTCTTAACTACCATATCAGAATACTTAAACAGGAGCATTTAATTGTATCTTTATTAAAAAATGGCAGGAATTTTTATTTTGAAAATTCCGGTTGCTACACACATTCTGAGATGGTAATAATTGTCAGTCTTAAAAGCGAAACCAGTTACACAATCTGTGAATATCTTTTAAAGACTCCCGGTGCATCCAGAAATGATATCGCGGAGAAAGTGCAAACAACGTGTTCTACGGTTTCATGGCACATGGGAAGATTATCTGTTGCAGGAGTGCTTCTTTCAACAAAATGCGGTCGTGTTGCCAGTTACCGTCTTTCACCGTCTGCTGTAAAAATGATGGATAAATTAACTACTGAAAGTTTCTCTGCATATGCAAACGATATGTATGCCTGCCGGCAGACTGTATGCCAGTATGATTTGGGCAGGGCTAAAAGCTCTTCAAAATAAATTATTTAATAATTTAAGATGGGATAAAGTCTATTATAAAGATGTAAAATGCAAAAACATGATAAAAGGCTGAAATTCAAAATTTTTGGAAGGCTTGTTGAAAAACAGTAATCAAAGGATTTTTTATTAAACCCCTGATTAGTTTTTAATATCCCCTACCTCATAAGTGATAATATCCTCTTTATCTTCCGGCGTTTAATCCGAATTTTCATCTGGAAACAGGGCTGAATGATCGTAAAAAATCGGACAACCCGATGTCAAAGAGAATTGTTTTTATAAGTCAAACAACATATCTAATAGAGCACTACGGTGATAATAAAGGGGCTTGTGGTCTAGCTGGTTATGACGTCGCCTTGACACGGCGGAGGTCTTGAGTTCAAATCTCAACGAGCCCACTATTCTGATTAATTTAATATATTTAAGTAAGTTGTTTGTTTTTTAGTTGCTGATTTTTGCGCAGCCGGATATGTTCTTTATAATCTGGCCTTTTTTTTCACCTCTCTGCAGAGAAATAACAAAAAAGACTAATGCCTGAATAGTTCTAAAGATATAATGAAGATAAGAGCAGATATATCTGAATATAATTTGAATACCGATATTCTGTTCTTAAGTGAGGACTCGTATGAGAATACTTTTAGTAGTATGCGGAGAAGGGCTGGGTCATGCCTCCCGCTCAACCAAACTTGCACGTTACCTTGAAAGATTTGGTCATGTATGTCTTTTCGCATCATATGGTAAGGCATATGAGTTCATAAAAAATCAGGGCATATTCAGCGTGACTGAAACATACAGGGAAGTCATGCTTGAGGGTGACGGAGGTTATTTCAGCCTTTCCAGGACGATGTGGTCATCAAAGGGAATAATGGTCGCTCTTGCAAGATCACTTAAACATATCAGAAGTCTGATTGTTGAAAATTCAATTGACCTGGTAATTTCAGATACAATGTATGCCGCAGTTTCTGCCGCAAAAATACAGGGTGTCTCTTCTCTTTTTATTACAAACCAGAACAAATTTGCGTCTGCAAGTGATCAGAATTCAAAGCACTGGAATATTTTAAGCAGTGTTGTTGAAAAATATCTCTCACTTCCTGATAATGTTTTAGTACCTGATTTTTCTCCTCCTAATACTGTAAGCGGATACAATCTTGATATAAAGCATGAAGACAGGGACAGATACAAATTTATTGGCCCGATAATGGATGTAAACCCGGCAGAGTATAATTTTGTATCAGAAACAATCTTTGCAAGCTTTGGAGGTGAGCCTTTTAAGCTTCCTATGTATGAGATGCTAAAAGAAATTGCTGACGAAAGGCCGTTTCAAAAGTTTGAGGTTTTTTCAACAACATCAGGCCTTCCTTCAGAGACAAAAAACTTCAAACCACACGGATATGTGCCTGATATATTAAATCACATGGCAAACTCAAGGCTCACTATAATGCACGGCGGTCTTACATCTCTTCATGAATCATTAATCTTCAACAAACCATGCGTTATGATAATTGATCCATATCATCCGGAACAGTGGAACAACGGGCGTAAAATTGAGGAAATCGGCGCCGGTATCATGATTCCGGGTGACCGGGTGACAAAAAAACGCTTAAGCGATGCAATAGACGAAGCACTGACATTAAAGCCTCCTAACATGACACCTCTTTTTAAGGAAGAGGATGGAAGGCTCAATGCCCTTAAATTAATTGAAGAAATTGGACAAAAAAGGGCCTGATAAAGACCTGAAAACCTCCCTAAATATATAACTTTTAATTTTTCTATGGAAGGCTTTTTGCTTACAATAACAAAAATTGAATTGCAGGTTTTAATTATGCAAAGTACAGCTAAAGTTTTAGGTCTTATTATCGCAGGACTTGTGGTATTTATATTCGCATTCATGACAATCGCCGGATTTTTATATCCTGCCGGATTTACTGTTCTTGGAATTGTCCCGGACAGCACTTACAGTTATGATGTCGGAATAAAGGCATCATCAGAGATATCAAATCTAACTTTATTTTTACCGATTCCGTCATATAAGGAGGATTCTCTTGTTGGTGTAAGTATTATTGACAAAAACGGGTACGGGCCTGAGAACCTGAAATATGAATTGTTTGGTGCAAAAGAAAGCATGATGCTTAAAGTTTCAGCGGAAACGCTTGAAAATGCAATTTTTGGCGGAGTTGCGGGGGCAGGCAGCCTTATTGATACAAGAGAGCCTCTTAAAAATTCAGCGATACTTTCACCTGTAAACAGTATTTCAACGGGAATGGACAGTGCAGTATATGATACTTACATCTATGCAAAATATGATGCCCGGGAAGATGCCATTGTTGAGATAATAATTTCTGCTAAGGGTGAGAATAAATGGTCTTTTCTGACATCGAAAAGCAACAGCTATACAAATACAGTTAAGCTCATGCTGAAGGGTCCGCAGTCAGGCTGGCAGACTGCCGGTGCTGATCTCAAATACAGTATTGGTGATTATACAATAACACTGTGATAAGCTCTAGGAAGGAATCAGATAAAATATTTTTTTAATATAGCTTAAGAATGCAAAAATAACAGTAAATTCAAACAGACGATTATTATTTTAAAAAGAGGGCTTGAAATGAACAGGGCAAATTTATGTGTTGAGTGCAAAGGAAGAGGTTTTTGCGGTCTTAAAAGGTGCCCTGTTATAAGCCGCTTTTATGCCAAAACCAAAACAAAGCCGGTTGACAGCTATATGGGAGAAAGTCCGTCTGTTTTTGTTGGAAGCTATAATTATCCGAATATGTCAGGCGGACCTTTGATGATAAGTGAAAACGACAATCCTGAAGACTGGATAAAGAGTAATTACTCAATTGATGATATTGTATCTCTTCGGTCAAGGACTATCAGAGGCGCAAAAATTCTTTCCAAAAAAGCAGATTCTGTTCAGGAGATTGCATTATCCCAAAAGCCGGTTGATGTTGAGGTATCATTTCAAAAACCTGTAAATTTTTCTCTCCGGTTTGACGGAACACTTGCACCTGTCGGACTTTCGGGGGACATCAAAAAGATGGATGTTTTGGATAACGCTTTTGTTCCAAGAATTGTTGATAAAATTACATCTGATACAGATCTTTGTGCAACAGAGGGGATGTTTGAGCTTTACAGGGGTGGAATTGACGTTCATCACATACAAAATGTTCTTTCTGCAGGTCTCATAGGAACTGAAAAGAAAAGAAGATATGTTCCGACAAAATGGGGAATTACAGCAATTGACGACACAATTTCAAACCTTCTTAAAAAAGAGGTTTCAAAGTACCCTCACATCTCTGATGTTATGGTTTTTTCAGGAATTCTTCATGCAAACCAGATTATATGTATGATGATTCCCGGAAGCTACAAATACGAGATGATTGAGATGTGGGAGAAGAACAGTCTCTGGTCAGGAGATTGTGATGTAATTGTTGCAGATGGTGAGAGTGAGAAGAGAAAATCCAAGTATTCACCAATATCCGGTGCATACTACTCCGCAAGGCTTGGAGTTTTGGAGTACCTGCATGGAATCCGCCGTTCAGCCAGGATAATTCTTGTAAGAAGAGTGACCAAAGATTACTGGGCGCCTTTAGGTACATGGGTGATAAGAGAGGCAACCCGTCTTGCAATGAAAAATCCGCATGTTAAATTTGAAAATGCAGACGAGGCCTGTGCATATGTTACAAAACTTCTTGGAAGTGACAACTGGCTCTCGCACGGAGCTCTTCTAAACGAAATAAAGACACAAAAAACCATTTTCGACTTTTAATAATCTTTGATAATGATAATTTCCACTATATAAATTTCGACTGTAAATAAAAAATTCCAACTCTAATATTAAAAAAATTGATTTTACATGAAAGTTACTTCGTAACT
The genomic region above belongs to Methanomicrobium antiquum and contains:
- a CDS encoding winged helix-turn-helix transcriptional regulator, coding for MFVYPVCANPFSYSVNGWDEAPPVSEPKAPVPAEFLEIPPLAILFVSLALISPAFLLAAEIFFAGFGLTALNFRRIDKKSILNNNFRNEIYVYIVQNPGAYFTEIENALQINRGTLNYHIRILKQEHLIVSLLKNGRNFYFENSGCYTHSEMVIIVSLKSETSYTICEYLLKTPGASRNDIAEKVQTTCSTVSWHMGRLSVAGVLLSTKCGRVASYRLSPSAVKMMDKLTTESFSAYANDMYACRQTVCQYDLGRAKSSSK
- a CDS encoding glycosyltransferase, whose amino-acid sequence is MRILLVVCGEGLGHASRSTKLARYLERFGHVCLFASYGKAYEFIKNQGIFSVTETYREVMLEGDGGYFSLSRTMWSSKGIMVALARSLKHIRSLIVENSIDLVISDTMYAAVSAAKIQGVSSLFITNQNKFASASDQNSKHWNILSSVVEKYLSLPDNVLVPDFSPPNTVSGYNLDIKHEDRDRYKFIGPIMDVNPAEYNFVSETIFASFGGEPFKLPMYEMLKEIADERPFQKFEVFSTTSGLPSETKNFKPHGYVPDILNHMANSRLTIMHGGLTSLHESLIFNKPCVMIIDPYHPEQWNNGRKIEEIGAGIMIPGDRVTKKRLSDAIDEALTLKPPNMTPLFKEEDGRLNALKLIEEIGQKRA